One window of the Pedobacter ginsengisoli genome contains the following:
- a CDS encoding Fic family protein, which produces MIKDLGVDRNIRHRRVGISGTNYKPLDNEHQIRDALNEMCTLINEKENIFEKALLALVLLSYIQAFNDGNKRTARIVSNALLIAHEHCPLSFRTVDSIEYKKAMLIFYEQNNINPFKEIFKNQFEFAVKTYF; this is translated from the coding sequence TTGATTAAAGATCTGGGTGTAGACAGGAACATCCGTCACAGACGCGTCGGTATCTCCGGAACCAATTACAAGCCATTAGATAATGAGCATCAGATACGTGATGCCCTCAATGAGATGTGCACATTGATTAACGAGAAAGAAAACATCTTTGAAAAAGCGTTACTGGCTTTAGTACTACTATCCTATATACAGGCTTTTAATGACGGTAATAAACGTACCGCGCGAATAGTCAGCAATGCTTTATTGATCGCTCATGAACATTGCCCCTTGTCATTTAGAACAGTAGATTCAATCGAATACAAAAAGGCAATGCTGATATTTTATGAGCAAAACAACATTAATCCTTTTAAGGAAATTTTCAAGAATCAGTTTGAATTTGCTGTTAAAACCTATTTTTAG
- a CDS encoding ABC-F family ATP-binding cassette domain-containing protein, producing the protein MININNISVSFGGTTLFSDVTFSINENDKIALMGKNGAGKSTILKIIADVAKPTSGNVTGPKDAVIAYLPQHLLTQDKVTVFEETMKAFEEVNQMQKELDALNEQLTIRTDYESDDYMKLIERVSELSEKFYSIEEVNYDAEVEKVLKGLGFERKDFTRQTSEFSGGWRMRIELAKILLKKPDLILLDEPTNHMDIESIQWLEDFLINSAKAVMVISHDRTFVDNIANRTIEVTMGRIYDYKAKYTHYLQLRAERRVHQLKAYEEQQRFIADNQEFIDRFRGTYSKTLQVQSRVKMLEKLDVIEIDEVDTSALRLKFPPSPRSGQYPVVVEELTKTYGDHVVFKNASMVIERGEKVAFVGKNGEGKSTMIKAIMSEIDFEGNLKVGHNAKIGYFAQNQAALLDENLTVFETIDQIPISDGTIKIKDLLGAFMFSGDDTTKKVKVLSGGEKTRLAMIKLLLEPVNVLILDEPTNHLDMKTKDIIKDALKDFDGTLILVSHDRDFLDGLAKKVFEFGNKRVREHFEDIKGFLAYKKMDSLKEIEQS; encoded by the coding sequence GTGATTAATATAAATAACATCTCCGTTTCATTTGGAGGAACCACCCTGTTTAGTGACGTAACCTTTTCAATAAACGAGAACGATAAGATTGCCCTGATGGGTAAGAATGGTGCAGGCAAGTCGACTATTTTAAAGATCATTGCTGATGTGGCCAAACCTACCAGTGGCAATGTGACCGGTCCGAAGGATGCGGTAATAGCATATTTGCCTCAGCATCTGCTTACCCAGGATAAGGTTACAGTCTTTGAAGAAACGATGAAAGCTTTTGAGGAGGTTAATCAGATGCAAAAAGAGCTTGATGCGCTTAATGAGCAGTTGACTATTCGGACGGATTACGAAAGCGATGACTACATGAAGCTGATCGAGCGCGTGTCGGAATTGAGTGAGAAATTTTATTCAATCGAGGAGGTCAATTATGATGCCGAGGTAGAAAAGGTGTTAAAAGGCTTAGGTTTCGAACGTAAGGATTTTACCCGCCAAACTTCTGAGTTTTCTGGTGGATGGCGCATGCGTATTGAATTGGCTAAAATTCTGTTGAAAAAACCTGATCTCATATTACTTGATGAGCCGACCAACCACATGGATATTGAGAGTATACAATGGTTGGAAGATTTTTTGATCAATTCGGCAAAGGCAGTTATGGTGATCTCGCATGATCGTACTTTTGTAGATAACATTGCTAATCGTACCATTGAGGTTACAATGGGTAGAATATATGATTACAAGGCCAAATATACCCATTATCTTCAGTTGCGTGCTGAACGTCGTGTGCATCAGTTGAAAGCTTACGAGGAACAACAACGTTTTATTGCTGACAACCAGGAATTTATAGACCGATTTAGGGGGACGTATTCAAAAACCTTGCAGGTTCAATCGCGTGTTAAGATGCTGGAAAAGCTTGATGTTATCGAGATCGATGAAGTCGATACTTCAGCATTGCGATTGAAATTTCCACCATCACCACGTTCAGGTCAATATCCTGTAGTAGTTGAAGAACTTACCAAAACGTATGGTGATCATGTGGTGTTCAAAAATGCATCTATGGTTATTGAAAGGGGTGAAAAAGTGGCTTTTGTGGGTAAAAATGGTGAAGGTAAGTCAACAATGATTAAAGCCATCATGAGCGAGATCGATTTTGAGGGGAATTTAAAAGTTGGCCACAATGCTAAAATTGGATACTTTGCTCAAAACCAGGCTGCCTTGTTGGATGAGAATTTAACAGTATTTGAAACGATTGATCAGATTCCAATAAGTGATGGCACAATAAAAATTAAAGATCTTTTAGGTGCTTTTATGTTCAGTGGAGATGATACTACAAAAAAAGTTAAGGTGCTTTCAGGAGGAGAAAAAACACGCCTGGCTATGATCAAGTTACTACTGGAACCTGTAAATGTTTTGATACTGGATGAGCCGACAAACCATTTGGATATGAAAACCAAAGATATTATCAAGGATGCCTTAAAGGATTTTGATGGAACACTGATTTTGGTATCACACGATCGGGATTTCCTGGATGGTTTGGCAAAAAAAGTATTTGAGTTTGGTAATAAACGCGTACGGGAGCATTTTGAGGACATTAAAGGATTCTTAGCTTACAAGAAAATGGATAGCTTAAAGGAAATCGAACAAAGTTAA
- a CDS encoding helix-turn-helix domain-containing protein, whose amino-acid sequence MEHLSKYLTKDIKLSSFEDKLFKSDLMFDDHMLVWFISGETKIIQADRTFYFKTGDIFLIPRNELATIINYPKNGLPHKTVVMHLSTDRLKQFYEKIEIRKDIQNEQKIYSFSNHPLLESCLASLIPYFNMEGEFPESLASLKIIEAISILRIINPEVDSVLANFDAPGKIDLVDFMQRNFMFNMSLEKLGYLTGRSLSTFNRDFKKLFHTSPQKWLTEKRLELAHYHLSEKKKKPTEVYLEVGFEDLSHFSFIFKKKYGVSPNQIALVR is encoded by the coding sequence ATGGAGCATTTATCCAAATATTTGACCAAAGACATTAAGCTTTCCAGCTTTGAAGACAAACTGTTCAAATCAGACCTGATGTTCGATGATCACATGCTGGTTTGGTTTATTTCTGGAGAAACAAAGATCATACAGGCAGACCGAACATTTTATTTCAAAACCGGAGATATTTTTCTGATCCCAAGAAATGAACTGGCAACGATCATCAATTATCCAAAAAATGGACTGCCGCATAAAACAGTGGTGATGCATCTATCAACCGATAGACTGAAGCAATTTTATGAAAAAATAGAGATCAGAAAAGATATACAGAATGAACAGAAAATATACAGTTTTAGTAACCATCCCTTATTAGAAAGCTGCCTGGCTTCGCTGATACCCTATTTCAATATGGAGGGAGAATTTCCCGAAAGCCTTGCTTCCTTAAAAATTATAGAAGCAATTAGCATTCTAAGAATAATAAACCCAGAGGTAGATAGTGTTTTGGCAAATTTTGATGCTCCCGGAAAGATTGACCTGGTGGATTTTATGCAACGGAATTTTATGTTCAATATGTCACTAGAAAAATTGGGGTACTTAACAGGCCGAAGTTTATCTACTTTCAATAGGGATTTCAAGAAGCTATTCCATACAAGCCCTCAAAAATGGTTGACTGAGAAAAGGCTTGAATTAGCTCACTATCACTTATCCGAAAAAAAGAAAAAACCAACTGAGGTTTACCTTGAAGTTGGCTTTGAAGATCTGTCTCATTTTTCCTTTATTTTTAAGAAGAAATACGGAGTCTCTCCTAATCAAATAGCATTAGTTAGATAA
- a CDS encoding glucose 1-dehydrogenase: MKSLNGKVAVITGGNSGIGYSTAKELKENGAKVIITGRRKEAIERAAQELNVTGLIADQSNLTDINALVNDVTRKFGKIDILLINAGITKFSTIETMPETIFDEVMNVNFKGAYFTLSKFIPIMNINASVILLSSTSAHISPPQASVYAASKAALNAVMKIAALELADRKIRVNAVSPGPVSTAIMDKIGLDQKLEDQMTSTIPLSRFGKPAEVAKLIAFLASDNAAFINGSEYLIDGGQCV; the protein is encoded by the coding sequence ATGAAAAGTTTAAATGGAAAAGTCGCTGTTATTACTGGCGGCAATAGTGGAATTGGTTATTCTACCGCAAAAGAGTTGAAAGAAAATGGCGCTAAAGTTATTATCACAGGAAGAAGAAAAGAAGCGATTGAGCGAGCAGCACAGGAACTGAACGTAACCGGCCTTATAGCTGATCAGTCTAACCTAACGGATATCAATGCTTTGGTAAATGACGTTACGAGAAAATTTGGCAAGATAGATATCCTGCTGATAAATGCAGGAATTACAAAATTCTCGACAATTGAAACAATGCCAGAAACGATTTTCGATGAGGTGATGAACGTGAATTTCAAAGGAGCCTATTTTACGCTGAGCAAATTTATCCCAATTATGAATATAAATGCCTCTGTAATTCTATTATCGTCTACCTCTGCACATATCTCTCCTCCTCAGGCCTCGGTTTATGCGGCAAGCAAGGCTGCTTTAAACGCAGTTATGAAGATTGCCGCACTAGAACTGGCAGATCGCAAGATCAGGGTAAACGCAGTTAGCCCTGGTCCTGTTTCCACAGCAATCATGGATAAAATCGGTTTGGATCAAAAACTTGAAGACCAAATGACCAGCACCATTCCTTTATCCAGGTTTGGTAAACCAGCAGAAGTGGCCAAATTAATTGCCTTCCTTGCAAGTGATAATGCCGCTTTTATTAACGGATCAGAATATTTAATTGATGGCGGCCAATGTGTTTAA
- a CDS encoding BlaI/MecI/CopY family transcriptional regulator, whose translation MQGKNASLILDYLKDHPLSSSKAIHDAMSEKVAYATVKRILSNLSAQGIVVSEGKSKATKSVD comes from the coding sequence ATGCAAGGAAAAAATGCTAGCCTAATCCTTGATTACTTAAAGGATCATCCATTAAGTTCATCCAAAGCGATTCATGATGCGATGAGCGAAAAAGTTGCCTATGCAACGGTAAAACGCATTTTATCGAATCTTTCCGCTCAAGGCATCGTTGTTTCTGAAGGAAAGTCCAAGGCTACAAAGTCTGTTGATTAA
- a CDS encoding SusC/RagA family TonB-linked outer membrane protein, with translation MKLKKLLFCRASAFLLVLLGGSVTSSEAYESNRPINANLTPNSSREYVAKRAVILNELLDKRLKQNTAFFATITGKVVDEKGEGLPGISVKVERTGASAQTDGKGNFQIAANTGDVISFTAIGFLPKKLTVADEKTVLSITLEEDNKKLDEIVVVGYGTQKKVSVTGAISTIKTGDIASIPVSNLSNALAGRLPGATIVGSSGLAGAASTIRIRGSFVEPLYVINGIIKSKADFDALNANEVENISILKDAATASIYGSKAGDGVVLITTKKGLVQKPTFDYSNSFSFSNTTQKQQDFTATEELRYDNNVARGKGVAEPYGQDIFDYFKDKNYSINDYIWRNPTVQEHNLGLRGGSEIIQYNMNLSYHTENGSYNNLDFNRYNFRSDITANVSKRIKINLNLSGNQRNYNRWYWPYDDPSSTTVGDFYRATFNWTRLYPFYVDATGNPSMNISDFPVIAGSWSPVWAVNNSPAYIHNKIRNLDGILRFDLDLADYVPGLSTALQAQYNANDNNIKSFVVFNEVYKFQSNTNSPNNKFVPGPINPTQINIHTMSNNYPNIRHGFGLGDAYTLNWFLNYDRTFGKHAVNAMAVYEQARTNSTSLSGMRQRLLVNNIDQLFNASDDAVNSTFSGGEGIETRSSVIGRLNYSYADKYIAEFSFREDGNFRFAPGKRWGFFPSVSAAWRLGEENFMKDVKWLSELKLRGSYGTSGNDLSGTSSNAIAPFQWSQNFTKSTGTVFGSSLADGLAPGTLPNPDITWSTTKMLNIGLDFGFLNNRLTGSAEYFNKKTTNILGARLASTPNTLGATLPAVNYAARSWKGFEFSAAWSDTKGEINYSVFANMGYSKDQWDILDQAAALTDGTYLNNWRSVIGRPNNRIYGLQSLGIIRTQQQLDALPSTYTQYGLKPRLGYVLYKDIRGANFSEGPDGKIDDNDLSYLSDNATPRINFGFGFRLVWRGISLSTLFQGVAAYDKIVNTGNTASGGVFQTGDRPYFAIWARDYWTPETPNAKYPMASDLFGDQNVGGGPSTFWIRNGSYIRLKNIDLGYELPGKWVKHLGLQKVRVFANGTNLFVTTAFKEYDPEQERLDSYPLMKTYTAGLNVTF, from the coding sequence ATGAAACTTAAAAAATTACTTTTTTGTAGGGCATCTGCTTTTCTGCTTGTATTATTGGGTGGAAGTGTAACATCATCGGAAGCATATGAATCAAATCGTCCGATTAATGCCAACTTAACACCCAACAGCAGCAGAGAATATGTTGCCAAAAGAGCAGTTATTCTAAACGAACTGTTAGACAAACGGCTAAAACAAAATACGGCTTTTTTTGCCACCATTACAGGGAAAGTGGTAGACGAAAAGGGAGAAGGCCTACCAGGTATTAGCGTTAAGGTTGAGCGCACCGGTGCTTCTGCACAAACGGATGGAAAGGGTAATTTCCAGATCGCAGCTAATACGGGAGATGTTATATCTTTCACCGCTATTGGCTTTCTGCCAAAAAAGCTCACTGTTGCAGATGAGAAAACAGTATTATCGATTACGCTGGAGGAGGATAATAAAAAATTAGATGAAATAGTTGTAGTGGGATATGGTACACAAAAAAAGGTAAGTGTAACAGGAGCTATTAGTACTATAAAGACAGGTGATATTGCCAGCATTCCGGTTAGTAACTTATCAAATGCATTAGCAGGAAGGCTACCTGGAGCCACAATTGTGGGTTCATCAGGCTTAGCTGGCGCTGCCTCAACCATTCGCATACGCGGTAGTTTTGTTGAACCACTGTATGTGATTAACGGAATCATAAAATCGAAAGCTGATTTTGATGCGTTAAATGCGAATGAGGTAGAAAATATCAGCATTTTAAAAGATGCGGCAACTGCCTCAATCTATGGTTCAAAAGCAGGTGATGGTGTAGTTTTAATTACTACAAAAAAAGGACTTGTTCAAAAACCAACTTTTGATTATTCGAACTCCTTTTCATTTTCCAATACCACTCAGAAGCAACAGGATTTTACCGCAACAGAAGAGTTAAGATATGATAATAATGTGGCAAGGGGAAAAGGTGTTGCTGAGCCTTATGGGCAGGATATTTTTGATTATTTTAAAGATAAAAACTATAGCATTAACGATTACATATGGCGTAATCCAACTGTTCAGGAACATAATTTAGGCTTACGTGGTGGATCAGAAATCATACAGTATAATATGAACTTATCTTATCATACAGAAAATGGTTCATATAATAATTTAGACTTTAATCGTTATAATTTTCGTTCAGATATTACGGCCAATGTATCAAAAAGAATAAAAATTAACTTAAACCTGAGTGGTAACCAACGTAATTACAACAGATGGTACTGGCCGTACGATGACCCATCAAGTACAACTGTTGGAGATTTTTACCGTGCTACTTTTAACTGGACCCGCTTGTATCCCTTTTATGTAGATGCCACTGGAAACCCATCTATGAACATCAGTGATTTTCCGGTAATTGCAGGCTCCTGGAGCCCTGTTTGGGCTGTTAACAATAGTCCGGCTTATATTCACAATAAGATACGTAATCTGGATGGGATTTTACGCTTCGACTTAGATTTAGCAGATTATGTGCCCGGCTTATCAACTGCCTTACAGGCGCAGTATAATGCAAATGACAATAATATTAAATCATTTGTTGTTTTCAATGAAGTTTATAAATTTCAATCAAATACCAATAGTCCCAATAATAAATTTGTTCCAGGACCAATTAATCCTACACAAATTAATATTCACACCATGAGCAATAATTATCCAAATATCCGACATGGATTTGGATTGGGAGACGCCTATACCTTAAACTGGTTTTTAAACTATGATAGAACTTTTGGAAAGCACGCTGTAAACGCTATGGCTGTTTACGAACAAGCTAGAACAAATAGTACCAGTTTGTCAGGTATGAGACAAAGGTTGCTTGTCAATAATATTGATCAGCTTTTTAATGCTTCAGATGATGCAGTGAATAGTACTTTTTCAGGAGGTGAAGGTATAGAGACACGTTCCTCAGTTATTGGTCGTTTAAATTACAGCTATGCAGACAAATATATAGCTGAGTTTTCGTTCCGTGAAGATGGGAATTTCAGGTTTGCGCCGGGAAAAAGGTGGGGCTTTTTTCCATCTGTGTCAGCAGCATGGCGTTTAGGAGAAGAAAATTTCATGAAAGATGTAAAATGGTTATCTGAATTAAAATTACGTGGATCCTATGGTACTTCAGGTAATGATTTATCTGGTACTTCATCTAATGCGATTGCTCCGTTTCAATGGAGCCAGAATTTTACAAAATCTACTGGTACTGTTTTTGGATCAAGTCTGGCTGATGGTCTTGCCCCAGGAACTTTACCAAATCCGGATATCACCTGGTCAACTACAAAAATGCTAAACATTGGTTTAGATTTTGGTTTTTTAAACAATAGGTTAACCGGTTCTGCAGAATATTTTAATAAAAAAACCACTAATATTTTAGGAGCAAGATTAGCATCAACACCCAATACTTTAGGTGCTACTTTACCGGCTGTAAATTATGCTGCAAGATCCTGGAAGGGTTTTGAATTTTCGGCCGCCTGGAGCGACACGAAAGGAGAGATCAACTATTCTGTTTTTGCGAACATGGGTTATTCCAAAGATCAATGGGATATTCTAGATCAAGCCGCTGCTTTAACGGATGGGACCTATTTAAACAACTGGCGGAGTGTGATCGGTCGCCCAAACAACAGAATATACGGGCTACAGTCATTAGGTATTATCCGCACTCAGCAACAATTAGATGCCCTGCCTTCGACTTACACGCAATATGGTCTTAAACCGAGGTTGGGGTATGTTTTATATAAAGATATCAGAGGTGCAAATTTCTCTGAGGGTCCAGATGGCAAAATTGATGATAATGATTTGAGTTACTTATCTGATAATGCAACACCTCGTATTAATTTTGGTTTTGGCTTTCGTTTAGTCTGGAGAGGGATTTCATTATCTACCCTTTTTCAAGGTGTAGCTGCGTATGACAAGATTGTGAACACCGGTAATACCGCATCAGGAGGTGTCTTCCAAACAGGAGATAGACCATATTTCGCAATATGGGCCAGAGATTACTGGACTCCTGAAACACCTAATGCTAAGTACCCAATGGCATCAGATTTATTTGGTGACCAAAATGTCGGTGGGGGACCTTCAACTTTCTGGATTCGCAATGGGTCTTACATACGCCTAAAAAATATAGACTTGGGTTATGAGCTGCCTGGAAAGTGGGTTAAACACCTTGGTTTACAAAAAGTCAGAGTCTTTGCTAATGGTACTAACCTATTTGTAACTACAGCCTTTAAAGAATATGATCCTGAGCAGGAACGCCTAGATTCCTATCCTTTAATGAAAACTTACACAGCAGGTTTAAATGTTACATTTTAA
- a CDS encoding DUF932 domain-containing protein — translation MIFLYTSALPGSGWNFSSIRLKHTANVQDRLKVVHQLLGLSNRLADEMENIFNHWALVRIR, via the coding sequence ATGATCTTTTTATATACTTCTGCTCTTCCCGGAAGTGGCTGGAACTTTTCCAGTATCAGGTTAAAACATACCGCCAATGTACAGGATAGGTTAAAAGTAGTACATCAGCTTTTAGGGTTAAGTAACCGTTTAGCCGATGAAATGGAGAATATCTTTAATCATTGGGCTTTAGTACGGATAAGATAA
- a CDS encoding DUF6036 family nucleotidyltransferase: MTLAEDFEDFVKLLNQHDVEYMVVGGYALAFHGKPRHTGDLDIWINVSEENAVRMLKVVSDFGLQSLGFQKEDFLTEGLISQIGYPPLRIDVLNLIDGVEFSEAKLNMERIELENDLVINYIGLNDLVKNKQASGRRQDITDVKTLQKLMKSKKTN, translated from the coding sequence ATGACCTTGGCCGAAGATTTTGAAGATTTCGTTAAGTTGCTGAATCAGCACGATGTAGAGTATATGGTTGTGGGAGGCTATGCATTGGCATTTCATGGCAAGCCTCGTCACACAGGTGATCTTGATATTTGGATCAATGTATCCGAAGAAAATGCAGTTCGAATGCTTAAGGTTGTTAGTGATTTTGGGTTACAATCTCTAGGCTTTCAAAAGGAAGATTTTCTAACTGAAGGATTAATTAGCCAAATAGGATACCCACCATTGCGAATTGATGTACTGAATCTAATTGATGGAGTTGAATTTAGTGAGGCGAAGTTAAATATGGAAAGGATAGAACTAGAGAATGATCTTGTGATCAACTATATAGGGCTTAATGATCTTGTAAAGAATAAACAGGCTTCTGGTCGCAGACAAGACATTACCGATGTCAAAACATTACAGAAGTTAATGAAATCAAAAAAAACTAATTAA
- a CDS encoding SDR family NAD(P)-dependent oxidoreductase, with the protein MEKNNYQGALQNPLGSGFNASSTANEVIKGIDLTGKIAIVTGGNAGIGLETTKVLSAAGATVIVPARDLEKAKRNLAGIANVELEEMDLIDPASIDAFAEKFMATGRPVHLLINNAGIMWIPLQRDSRGIESQLATNYLGQFQLVSRLWPALKKADGARVVNVSSYGHQMAPFNFDDPNFEHREYQTLQAYGQSKTASNLFTLELDNLARMFNVRAYSLHPGSIHGTELARSADIELFKQMGFFDENGDIKPEIVASLKTIPQGAATTVWCATSPMLDHIGGVYCEDCDIAALDLGHFEKDNGLGTRGVQPYSLDQVNAKKLWDLTEKMTGIIFKVN; encoded by the coding sequence ATGGAAAAGAACAATTATCAAGGTGCATTACAAAACCCACTAGGTTCGGGGTTTAATGCATCATCAACCGCTAATGAAGTAATCAAAGGTATCGACCTTACAGGAAAAATTGCAATCGTAACTGGTGGTAATGCTGGTATCGGTTTGGAAACAACAAAAGTACTTTCGGCAGCAGGCGCTACCGTTATCGTTCCGGCCAGGGATTTGGAAAAAGCTAAAAGGAATTTGGCAGGCATTGCTAATGTAGAACTGGAGGAAATGGACTTAATTGATCCTGCATCTATTGATGCCTTTGCAGAGAAATTTATGGCAACGGGAAGACCTGTTCATTTACTAATCAACAATGCAGGTATTATGTGGATACCATTGCAAAGAGACTCTCGTGGCATCGAATCGCAATTGGCTACCAATTACCTCGGGCAGTTTCAACTCGTATCCAGGTTATGGCCTGCCCTTAAAAAAGCAGACGGAGCAAGGGTGGTTAATGTATCTTCTTATGGCCACCAAATGGCACCATTCAATTTCGATGATCCGAACTTCGAACATAGGGAATACCAAACGCTTCAGGCCTACGGACAATCTAAAACAGCTAGCAACCTGTTCACGCTTGAACTGGATAATTTGGCAAGGATGTTTAATGTAAGAGCATATTCATTGCATCCAGGCTCTATTCATGGTACCGAACTGGCCAGAAGTGCAGATATAGAACTATTTAAACAAATGGGCTTTTTTGATGAGAATGGTGATATTAAGCCAGAGATCGTAGCCAGCCTTAAGACCATTCCACAGGGAGCAGCTACTACGGTATGGTGCGCAACCAGTCCAATGCTTGATCATATTGGAGGTGTTTATTGTGAAGATTGTGATATCGCAGCATTAGATCTTGGTCATTTCGAGAAAGATAATGGTCTTGGCACTAGAGGGGTACAACCCTATTCGCTTGATCAAGTGAATGCTAAAAAGCTTTGGGATTTAACCGAAAAAATGACAGGGATTATTTTCAAAGTTAACTAA
- a CDS encoding Ig-like domain-containing protein, translating into MLSNSKIMQLLGYGRALLLLLIVSACSRDRDIPRPAAVKQIEFKEKQLSVAVGQSVELKVLHSPSELNAPEYEWFVLNPDVARVENGRLRGLSVGETVLSVTAKGLNLTARMRISVLPVLPNALQLSAEKTSLVPGEETLVTYTIDPQDVTDSDQLEIEWSSSDETICKVSGGKVLAIGAGAANVIAKIKGTAVTGTLRIQVAPVPVESVSLIVQQTTVTVGKGMRLVPRILPANATDHRLIWSCDDPQVASVIDGTVLGIKAGTTTIRVMSVDGGKGASCEVTVRPVQVQRIVLSVTDLPLVVGQEYTVGAVVLPVEASDKSLKWNSSNVSVATVSPQGQVVAKGKGTAMIWAISISNPRVQTAIQVSVGSPEDLVFTQVTASSKVSIDGYVSANLSALFENGYSSPVRLISFEVMSHSGEVVLGNYLSPVVSPSMQYRHSCTIKNIYRPYIRYMFELNGRRYERRVEIL; encoded by the coding sequence ATGTTAAGCAATTCAAAAATAATGCAGCTGCTGGGATATGGGAGGGCGCTGCTTTTACTGCTCATCGTGTCGGCCTGCAGTCGGGACAGGGATATCCCCAGGCCGGCTGCGGTGAAGCAGATCGAGTTTAAGGAAAAACAATTGAGCGTAGCTGTTGGTCAATCAGTCGAGCTGAAGGTTCTCCATTCTCCATCTGAGTTGAATGCGCCGGAATATGAGTGGTTTGTGCTGAATCCTGATGTGGCAAGGGTAGAGAATGGTAGACTCCGTGGATTAAGTGTGGGAGAAACGGTATTGTCGGTTACTGCAAAAGGATTGAATCTGACCGCCCGGATGAGGATCAGCGTGCTGCCTGTGCTGCCGAATGCGCTGCAACTGTCTGCGGAGAAGACCTCTTTGGTTCCAGGGGAGGAAACCCTGGTTACTTATACGATCGATCCGCAGGACGTAACTGATTCGGATCAGCTGGAAATAGAATGGTCGAGTTCGGATGAGACTATTTGCAAGGTTTCCGGAGGTAAGGTTCTGGCCATTGGTGCGGGAGCAGCGAATGTCATTGCGAAGATCAAAGGGACAGCTGTTACAGGGACACTTCGAATTCAGGTGGCTCCGGTACCGGTTGAATCGGTTTCTCTGATTGTTCAGCAAACGACGGTAACTGTTGGGAAAGGAATGCGTTTAGTCCCACGGATATTGCCGGCGAATGCGACTGATCATCGGTTAATCTGGTCTTGCGACGATCCTCAGGTGGCCAGTGTAATTGATGGAACTGTTTTGGGTATTAAAGCGGGAACGACTACGATCCGGGTAATGAGTGTAGATGGCGGGAAGGGTGCTTCATGCGAGGTTACCGTGAGGCCTGTACAGGTGCAGCGCATTGTTTTGTCGGTGACTGACTTACCGCTTGTGGTGGGGCAGGAATATACAGTGGGCGCGGTTGTGCTGCCCGTGGAAGCGAGCGATAAATCGTTGAAATGGAATTCGTCCAATGTCAGTGTCGCCACTGTAAGTCCGCAAGGCCAGGTTGTCGCTAAGGGGAAAGGTACTGCGATGATCTGGGCCATTTCGATCAGTAATCCCAGGGTACAGACGGCCATTCAGGTCTCAGTAGGCAGTCCGGAGGACTTGGTTTTTACGCAGGTAACGGCCAGTTCCAAGGTATCGATCGACGGGTATGTGTCAGCAAACCTTTCAGCTTTGTTTGAAAACGGATATTCCAGTCCGGTCAGGTTAATCTCCTTTGAAGTGATGTCGCATTCCGGGGAGGTAGTTCTGGGTAATTATCTGTCGCCCGTTGTCTCGCCGAGTATGCAGTACAGACACTCCTGTACGATAAAAAATATCTACAGGCCGTATATCCGTTATATGTTCGAGTTGAATGGCCGGCGTTATGAACGTAGGGTGGAGATTTTATAG
- a CDS encoding DUF932 domain-containing protein — MAIAPNKENTEALRSGKLDEISSIYKNTVEGIFDYATTNPTQQEVTTKGTLFGAYNSITDFYQNIKGYKDEESRFKSIMYGTGLQKGQKAFDLCKDFAQLGKEALN; from the coding sequence ATGGCAATAGCACCAAATAAGGAAAACACCGAAGCCCTGCGAAGTGGTAAACTGGATGAAATTTCCAGTATCTATAAAAACACTGTTGAAGGTATATTTGATTATGCAACGACTAACCCAACACAACAGGAAGTAACCACAAAAGGAACTTTGTTTGGGGCTTACAATTCAATCACAGATTTTTACCAAAATATAAAAGGGTATAAAGACGAAGAAAGCAGATTCAAATCTATTATGTACGGTACGGGATTGCAAAAAGGACAAAAGGCTTTTGACCTCTGCAAGGACTTTGCTCAATTAGGCAAAGAAGCGCTTAATTAG